In one window of Spodoptera frugiperda isolate SF20-4 chromosome 11, AGI-APGP_CSIRO_Sfru_2.0, whole genome shotgun sequence DNA:
- the LOC118274891 gene encoding uncharacterized protein LOC118274891, whose amino-acid sequence MSLKAYEDACTRAELFGQPIPDREEFLSKHKHLDVVEFEEVEIRTAENTAMLDEQLKEGTGGLAELNTILDSTQTKINKLKGVCGTITNFFRVKMSAKDNLSYSSEPSYVGQTNYDKDYIPPSSENGSINKGLGPDDNEMTPRAGKSKQNGGGGDINTALDDLKKMEENSSLLGKAAAKDIGKQVNTQISKLDQLINQADRAQTSLNHQNKQMRTFLR is encoded by the exons ATGTCGTTAAAGGCGTATGAAGATGCGTGTACCAGGGCCGAGTTATTTGGCCAGCCTATACCTGATCGTGAAGAGTTTTtgtcaaaacataaacatttggATGTCGTAGAATTCGAGGAAGTGGAGATTCGGACGGCAGAg AACACTGCCATGCTAGATGAGCAATTAAAGGAGGGTACGGGTGGCCTAGCTGAGCTGAACACTATACTAGACTCTactcaaactaaaataaataaattaaag gGAGTATGCGGTACGATCACAAATTTTTTTCGCGTTAAGATGTCTGCGAAGGACAACCTGTCCTATTCCAGTGAACCAAGCTACGTAGGGCAGACGAATTATGACAAAGATTATATACCGCCTTCTTCAGAAAACGGCTCCATAAACAAGGGCCTTGGTCCCGACGACAACGAAATGACGCCGCGCGCGGGAAAATCGAAACAAAATGGCGGTGGCGGTGACATTAACACCGCTTTGGAcgatttaaagaaaatggaGGAAAATTCTTCGTTATTGGGCAAGGCAGCGGCTAAAGATATTGGAAAGCAGGTAAACACACAGATTAGTAAGCTGGACCAGTTAATCAATCAAGCTGATAGAGCTCAGACGTCTTTGAACCATCAGAACAAGCAAATGCGAACATTTTTGCGATAA